One stretch of Hydrogenovibrio kuenenii DSM 12350 DNA includes these proteins:
- the rpoC gene encoding DNA-directed RNA polymerase subunit beta', translated as MKDLLGFLKKQNVSNEFDVIKVSLASPEKIRSWSFGEVKKPETINYRTFKPERDGLFCAKIFGPIRDYECLCGKYKRLKHRGVICEKCGVEVTQSKVRRERMGHIDLATSVAHIWFLKSLPSRIGLMLDMTLKEIEAVLYFEAFMVVDPGLTPLEPWQLLNEEEYLDAMDEYGDEFEAQMGAEAIKKMLQSIDLAADAARLREEMEATSSETKQKKISKRLKLIESFLQSGNKPEWMILDVLPVLPPELRPLVPLDGGRFATSDLNDLYRRVINRNNRLKRLLDLMAPDIIVRNEKRMLQESVDSLLDNGRRGRAVTGTNKRQLKSLADMIKGKQGRFRQNLLGKRVDYSGRSVIVVGPTLRLHQCGLPKKMALELFKPFIFSKLQKRGLATTIKAAKKMVDQGLPEVWDVLDEVIREHPVLLNRAPTLHRLGIQAFEPVLIEGKAINLHPLVCSAFNADFDGDQMAVHVPLSLEAQLEARTLMMSTNNLLSPANGEPIIVPSQDVVLGLYYITREAINAKGEGKAFSNWSEVQRALDAKAVHLHTKIKLKIEQVVIDDTGVESVKKGIIDTTAGRALLLRILPKGLSFDLLNLNLTKKNISNALNACYRILGPKETVIFADQLMYAGFKWSTLAGLSFCSDDMLIPDAKTGIIARAEAQVAEIQNQFSQGLVTEGERYNKVVDIWSHTNELVTKSMMEELEYETVVDADGKEVQQTSFNSVYMMADSGARGSVAQMRQLGGMRGLMAKPDGSIIETPITANFREGLNVLQYFISTHGARKGLADTALKTANSGYLTRRLVDVAQDVVVTENDCGTDAGIIMTSHVEGGDVVEELKDRILGRTVVEDVISPSGEVLAEKDTVLDERLVKLIDDSGIDVVKVRSTITCETKFGICKQCYGRDLARGHLVNLGEAVGVMAAQSIGEPGTQLTMRTFHIGGTASASAAQSQIEVKHRGKVKYANLKTVTNTDKQLIVTSRSGEVSVLDEMGREKERYKISYGSMLNVKDGDSVNAGEVLATWDAHTHPVITEAEGKVQFGNFEGTVEEHTDELTGLTTHVVKSAKDRALGSKEARPYIQLVDKKGEPTFFPGTQTPAMYYLPENSIIVVSKDDEIGAGDILARIPQESSKTKDITGGLPRVADLFEARQPKEPAIMAEVSGVISFGKETKGKQRLIINQDSGEQHEALIPKWRTVDVFEGERVEKGDIVADGNPNPHDILRLLGVEKLTQYIVDEVQDVYRLQGVRINDKHIETIVRQMLRKVEVVAPGDTNLIPGEQVEYARVLEMNEKAREEGKVEATYQRVLLGITKASLATESFISAASFQETTRVLTEAAVSGKVDKLVGLKENVIVGRLIPAGTGFAYHQARKEASEKTQRELSVFMETTTEEVVEEVDMVINESEES; from the coding sequence TCGATGTCATCAAGGTATCACTTGCTTCTCCAGAGAAAATTCGTTCTTGGTCTTTTGGTGAAGTTAAAAAGCCAGAAACCATTAACTATAGAACTTTTAAGCCTGAAAGAGATGGTTTGTTCTGTGCAAAAATCTTTGGGCCTATTCGCGATTACGAATGCTTGTGTGGTAAATACAAGCGTTTGAAGCACCGTGGTGTTATTTGTGAAAAATGTGGTGTAGAGGTTACGCAATCAAAAGTCCGTCGTGAACGAATGGGGCATATTGATTTGGCAACTTCAGTTGCGCACATTTGGTTCTTGAAATCATTGCCATCACGTATCGGTTTGATGCTTGATATGACATTGAAAGAAATCGAAGCGGTACTTTACTTTGAAGCTTTCATGGTTGTTGATCCAGGTTTGACACCTCTTGAGCCATGGCAGTTATTGAATGAAGAAGAATATTTAGATGCGATGGATGAGTATGGTGATGAGTTTGAAGCACAAATGGGTGCGGAAGCCATCAAGAAAATGCTTCAATCTATCGATTTGGCTGCTGACGCAGCTAGACTTAGAGAGGAAATGGAAGCGACCAGTTCTGAAACTAAGCAAAAGAAAATTTCAAAACGTTTGAAGTTGATTGAGTCATTCTTGCAATCAGGTAACAAGCCTGAGTGGATGATTTTAGATGTATTGCCTGTGTTGCCTCCTGAGTTAAGACCGTTGGTACCTCTTGATGGTGGACGTTTTGCAACTTCAGATTTGAATGACCTGTATCGTCGTGTTATTAACCGTAACAACCGTTTGAAGCGTCTGTTAGATTTGATGGCTCCAGATATTATTGTTCGTAACGAAAAACGTATGCTTCAAGAGTCTGTAGATTCATTGTTGGATAATGGCCGTCGTGGTCGTGCTGTTACTGGTACGAACAAGCGTCAGTTAAAATCGCTTGCGGATATGATTAAAGGTAAGCAAGGTCGTTTTAGACAGAACTTGCTTGGAAAACGTGTTGATTACTCAGGACGTTCAGTAATTGTGGTTGGTCCTACACTTAGACTACATCAATGTGGTTTACCTAAGAAAATGGCATTGGAATTATTTAAGCCATTTATTTTTAGTAAATTGCAAAAACGTGGTTTAGCGACCACTATTAAAGCTGCTAAGAAGATGGTAGATCAAGGGTTGCCGGAAGTATGGGATGTATTGGATGAAGTTATTCGTGAGCATCCTGTTTTGCTTAACCGTGCACCGACACTTCATAGGCTTGGTATTCAGGCATTTGAACCAGTGTTGATTGAGGGTAAAGCGATTAACTTGCATCCGTTGGTGTGTTCGGCATTTAATGCTGACTTCGATGGTGACCAAATGGCGGTTCACGTACCGTTATCATTGGAAGCGCAGTTAGAAGCAAGAACACTGATGATGTCTACGAATAACCTGTTATCACCTGCGAATGGTGAGCCGATTATTGTGCCATCGCAAGACGTTGTTCTAGGTCTTTATTACATTACGCGTGAAGCAATTAATGCGAAAGGTGAAGGTAAGGCTTTCTCAAACTGGTCTGAAGTTCAGCGAGCGCTAGATGCGAAAGCAGTTCATTTGCATACAAAAATCAAGTTGAAGATTGAGCAAGTTGTTATTGATGATACTGGTGTTGAATCAGTTAAGAAAGGGATTATTGATACAACTGCTGGTCGTGCATTGCTATTGAGAATTCTTCCAAAAGGCTTAAGTTTTGATTTACTGAACTTGAACTTGACGAAGAAAAACATCTCAAATGCTTTGAACGCCTGTTACCGTATTCTTGGTCCGAAAGAAACAGTTATTTTTGCTGACCAATTGATGTACGCAGGTTTTAAATGGTCAACGCTTGCAGGTTTATCATTCTGTTCTGACGATATGTTGATTCCTGATGCGAAGACAGGAATTATTGCTAGAGCAGAAGCTCAGGTAGCCGAAATCCAGAACCAATTCTCTCAAGGTCTGGTAACTGAAGGTGAGCGTTATAACAAGGTTGTTGATATCTGGTCTCATACCAATGAATTGGTTACTAAATCAATGATGGAAGAGCTTGAGTATGAAACTGTTGTTGATGCAGACGGTAAAGAAGTTCAACAAACTTCATTTAACTCTGTTTATATGATGGCAGACTCTGGAGCTCGTGGTTCTGTAGCTCAAATGAGACAGCTAGGTGGGATGCGTGGTCTTATGGCGAAGCCAGATGGATCCATTATCGAAACACCGATTACAGCAAACTTCCGTGAAGGTCTAAACGTACTTCAGTACTTTATCTCGACACATGGTGCGCGTAAAGGTTTGGCAGATACGGCGCTAAAAACAGCTAACTCTGGTTATCTAACACGCCGTTTGGTTGATGTTGCTCAAGATGTGGTTGTTACAGAGAATGATTGTGGTACTGATGCAGGTATCATTATGACTTCACATGTTGAAGGTGGCGATGTTGTTGAGGAATTGAAAGATCGTATCCTAGGTCGTACTGTTGTTGAAGATGTAATTTCACCATCGGGTGAAGTGTTGGCAGAAAAAGATACAGTACTTGATGAGCGTTTAGTTAAGCTAATCGATGATTCAGGTATTGATGTGGTTAAAGTGCGCTCAACTATTACATGCGAAACTAAATTTGGTATTTGTAAGCAGTGTTATGGTCGTGATTTGGCTAGAGGGCATTTGGTAAACCTAGGTGAAGCAGTTGGTGTAATGGCTGCTCAATCAATTGGTGAGCCAGGAACTCAGTTAACGATGCGTACTTTCCATATCGGTGGTACTGCGTCAGCATCAGCAGCGCAGAGTCAAATTGAAGTAAAACACCGTGGTAAAGTTAAGTACGCTAACCTTAAGACGGTAACTAACACTGATAAGCAGTTAATCGTAACTTCTCGTTCAGGTGAAGTATCTGTATTGGATGAAATGGGACGTGAAAAAGAGCGTTACAAAATCTCATATGGCTCTATGCTGAATGTAAAAGATGGCGATTCAGTAAATGCTGGAGAAGTGCTAGCAACATGGGATGCACATACGCACCCTGTTATTACTGAAGCGGAAGGTAAAGTTCAATTTGGTAACTTTGAAGGTACCGTTGAAGAGCATACTGATGAGTTGACAGGTTTAACAACGCATGTTGTTAAAAGTGCAAAAGATCGCGCATTAGGATCTAAAGAAGCTAGACCTTATATTCAATTGGTTGATAAGAAAGGTGAGCCAACCTTCTTCCCAGGAACACAAACACCTGCGATGTATTACCTGCCGGAAAACTCGATCATCGTTGTTTCTAAAGATGATGAGATTGGTGCGGGTGATATTTTGGCAAGAATTCCTCAGGAATCTTCTAAGACAAAAGATATTACTGGTGGTTTACCACGAGTAGCAGACTTATTCGAGGCGCGTCAGCCTAAAGAGCCTGCGATTATGGCTGAAGTTTCTGGTGTTATTAGTTTTGGTAAAGAGACTAAAGGTAAGCAGCGTTTAATTATTAACCAAGATTCCGGTGAGCAGCATGAAGCCCTTATTCCTAAGTGGAGAACAGTAGATGTGTTTGAAGGTGAGCGTGTCGAAAAAGGGGATATTGTTGCTGATGGAAATCCAAACCCGCATGATATTTTGAGACTGCTGGGTGTTGAAAAGTTGACGCAATATATTGTTGATGAAGTTCAAGATGTTTATCGCTTACAAGGTGTACGAATCAACGATAAGCATATTGAGACAATTGTTCGTCAGATGTTGCGTAAAGTTGAAGTTGTTGCACCAGGTGATACGAACCTGATTCCGGGTGAGCAAGTTGAATATGCACGTGTACTTGAAATGAATGAAAAAGCAAGAGAAGAAGGTAAGGTAGAAGCAACGTATCAGCGTGTGCTTCTGGGTATTACCAAGGCATCACTTGCAACAGAATCATTCATCTCAGCGGCATCTTTCCAAGAGACAACTCGTGTATTAACCGAAGCCGCGGTTAGTGGTAAAGTTGATAAGCTTGTTGGCTTGAAA